A window of the Motacilla alba alba isolate MOTALB_02 chromosome 26, Motacilla_alba_V1.0_pri, whole genome shotgun sequence genome harbors these coding sequences:
- the UHRF1BP1 gene encoding UHRF1-binding protein 1 isoform X1 yields the protein MDGAAPQWRNGGVLLRSRIRPCIPFSRRGCLGSWPLSFAADGFTKNLSPDKINLSTLKGQGQLTNLELDEEVLQNVLELPTWLAITRVYCNKASIRIQWTKLKTHPICLYLDKVEVEMRTCEEPRPPNGQSPIALAAGQSEYGFAEKVVEGMFIVVNSITIKIHSKAFHASFELWQLQGYSVNPNWQQSDLRLTRITDPQRGEVLTFKELTWQTLRIEADATENGDQDPVTTPLRLITNQGRIQISLKRRTKDCNVVASKLMFLLDDLLWVLTDSQLKAMMKYAESLSEAMEKSAQQRKSLAPESVQITPPAPSAQQSWAQPFGASPNASSIGQYFDKHDMKESSYHLLISRLDLHICDDSHAREAGALKHGMLGGAIQLTFRRMAFDYYPFHRAGDACKHWVRYSEAMETRGQWAKKLVSEFQSKMEKLYEETDPVFARTPFSPFKRKPEPPQSPQRSPPEKGRAPPTSLPRLRHPPWQRLRSSCVVVRVDDLDVHQVSTAGQQSKKPSTLLSCSRKIFKLPDQVSAIHIEFTEYYFPDNQDFPVPCPNLYMQLNGLMLTLDTPSVLWINLFCLDLCRSLEQFKAIYKLEDSGKRDEHVDVRLDGFRLKLSIPVDKKVTDHRDRPRALCVCMSEVTATNTRHAPSCSCQDLQSLFRKFAGSEFFHCSYAEFPREQDRFSLLHTLFLRHAYHVQDRPQKQPGFPQLPHKTSASEDLWSVNFTELSLGFEGAESSKGRALSFIDPFPLSIWACLPKRWGQAQISKRQELATSEVKIKPSASFSHHSKNESLSREHGVCQRSKTDQDLRNIYKAPDTMDVLGESDREVDDGVDSKELEASADIHVLMSSSVHVKVRLNHYQYLVLLRMKEVLQALQEQLAQDTQEMTGSPLDPMSACVGVMFPSAEVALLMTPAPGSVVEPRSLDSDTTSLIESELSPSDSKEGLAAEEKELKSESSSDKGLGSTSELPEDSGIQDAGASVPLERLPRSASDGALSAAPRGKGAEEKGLIEEAHEAVEALVADRPAETSSHPQSPPALPSSPASDTQPSGRGGVALNGQAELIPLRSIEEELSSALHITKDATKEALHATMDLTKEAMSLTKDALSLSRDKMTSTMQRMLSLPPARDSVPKAEEGAVTPGGAGGGRMRFFSMKRTSSQHSFDTTSVDGSGPEDGLSVDSDGSDGFVMLTDSEPSLDPLPSGQLPQAHNDTGSRSSLVAEDEGGVSPEVNSSTSQSEDPSLQLVSVLVLKMKDVNCAMEVQGDDLSVALQVMNMVPEQLNNVGMWQFLRGYVALGDPGVEKAASPEGRQPQPRACLRLQWGPRAAACSPLAERNGFLQLLLHSPCTELCTSCLASLGPFLEDEIIPEVIPMEIEVVDAKITLKDDSPPVYPTSPGPVPITLAMDHVVVRRRDDGVFYLTASQGKDSVKQEKPVSVPEEQKAPSESVSPAPAAGARGLQLKQVPELQRELQTMKLALAEANMDKARLLQEIRKYNPLFQL from the exons GTTTACCAAGAATCTCTCTCCAGACAAAATCAACCTGAGCACGCTGAAGGGTCAGGGGCAGCTGACCAACCTGGAGCTGGATGAGGAGGTGCTGCAGAATGTTCTGGAGCTGCCCACCTGGCTCGCCATCACCAGGGTCTACTGCAACAAGGCCTCCATCAGG ATCCAGTGGACAAAGCTGAAAACACACCCAATCTGCCTG TACCTGGACAAGGTGGAGGTGGAGATGAGGACATGTGAGGAGCCTCGGCCGCCCAATGGACAGTCCCCCATCGCTCTCGCTGCTGGACAGAG TGAATATGGCTTTGCTGAGAAGGTCGTGGAGGGGATGTTTATTGTTGTCAATTCCATCACCATCAAGATTCACTCCAAGGCCTTTCACGCTTCTTttgagctgtggcagctccagggctACAGTGTCAACCCCAACTGGCAGCAGAGTGACCTGCGCCTCACCCGCATCACGGACCCGCAGAGGGGAGAG GTTCTGACGTTCAAGGAGCTCACCTGGCAGACCCTGAGGATAGAGGCAGATGCCACGGAAAATGGTGATCAGGATCCTGTCACCACTCCTCTGAGACTCATCACCAACCAGGGGAGGATCCAGATCTCTCTCAAGAGAAGG ACCAAAGATTGCAACGTGGTGGCCTCCAAGCTGATGTTTCTGCTGGATGacctgctctgggtgctgaCAGACTCTCAGCTGAAAGCAATGATGAAATATGCTGAGTCTCTGAGTGAAGCCATGGAGAAATctgctcagcagagaaaaagcttGGCACCAGAGTCTGTACAG ATCACcccccctgctcccagtgcccagcagtCCTGGGCTCAGCCCTTTGGAGCCAGCCCCAACGCCAGCAGCATCGGGCAGTACTTTGACAAGCACGACATGAAGGAATCCTCCTACCACCTGCTCATCTCCCGCCTGGACCTGCACATCTGCGACGACAGCCACGCCCGGGAGGCAG GTGCTCTGAAGCATGGGATGCTGGGCGGTGCCATCCAGCTGACCTTCAGGAGGATGGCTTTTGATTATTATCCTTTCCACAGGGCAG GAGATGCCTGCAAGCATTGGGTGAGGTACAGTGAAGCAATGGAGACTCGGGGACAGTGGGCAAAGAAGTTGGTCAGTGAATTTCAAAGCAAGATGGAGAAGCTTTATGAAGAAACAGACCCTGTGTTTGCCAGGActccattttcccctttcaaaAGGAAACCAG AGCCTCCCCAGAGTCCCCAGAGGAGCCCCCCAGAGAAGGGCCGGGCTCCCCCCACGAGCCTGCCGCGGCTGCGGCACCCGCCCTGGCAGCGGCTGCGCTCCAGCTGCGTGGTGGTGCGGGTGGATGACCTGGATGTGCACCAG gtCTCTACAGCTGGGCAGCAAAGTAAGAAACCCTCCACCTTGCTTTCCTGTAGTAGAAAAATCTTCAAACTCCCTGACCAGGTCTCTGCAATCCACATTGAATTCACAGAATATTACTTCCCAGACAATCAGGACTTTCCAG TTCCATGCCCAAACCTGTACATGCAGCTGAACGGCCTGATGCTCACCCTGGACACTCCGAGTGTGCTCTGGATAAACCTCTTCTGCCTGGATCTGTGTCGCAGCCTGGAGCAGTTCAAAGCCATCTACAAGCTGGAGGACTCGGGCAAGCGGGATGAGCACGTGGATGTCCGGCTGGACGGCTTCAGGCTGAAG ctcagcatccccGTGGATAAGAAAGTCACGGACCACCGGGACCGGCCACGGGCCCTGTGTGTTTGCATGTCAGAGGTGACAGCCACCAACACCCGCCAcgctccctcctgcagctgccaggacctgcagAGCCTCTTCCGGAAATTCGCGGGCTCGGAGTTCTTCCACTGCAGCTACGCCGAGTTCCCCCGGGAGCAGGACAGGTTCAGCCTCCTGCACACCCTGTTCCTGCGCCACGCCTACCACGTGCAAGACAGGCCACAGAAGCAGCCAGGCTTTCCCCAGCTGCCTCACAAAACCTCTGCCTCTGAGGATCTCTGGTCTGTGAATTTCACTGAGCTCTCCCTGGGATTTGAGGGGGCCGAAAGCTCCAAGGGCAGAGCCCTTAGTTTTATTGacccttttcccctttccataTGGGCCTGCCTGCCCAAGAGGTGGGGGCAAGCTCAGATATCTAAACGACAGGAGCTGGCCACCTCTGAGGTGAAAATCAAGCCTTCTGCCAGCTTTAGCCACCACTCCAAGAACGAGAGCCTCTCCAGAGAACACGGTGTTTGTCAAAGATCAAAGACTGACCAGGATCTGAGGAATATCTATAAGGCTCCAGACACGATGGATGTCTTGGGAGAATCTGACCGTGAAGTTGATGATGGAGTAGACAGTAAAGAGCTGGAGGCCTCTGCTGATATCCACGTGCTCATGTCCTCCTCTGTCCATGTCAAAGTTCGGCTCAACCACTACCAGTAcctggtgctgctcaggatGAAGGAAGTTCTGcaagcactgcaggagcagctggcccAAGATACCCAGGAAATGACTGGGTCTCCTTTAGATCCCATGTCTGCTTGTGTGGGAGTTATGTTCCCCAGTGCTGAGGTGGCCCTGCTCATGACCCCTGCTCCAGGGTCTGTCGTGGAGCCCAGGTCCCTGGACTCGGACACAACCAGCCTGATCGAGTCCGAGCTCTCACCCTCAGACAGCAaggaggggctggcagctgaaGAGAAGGAGCTGAAATCAGAGAGCAGTTCGGACAAGGGCTTAGGCAGCACCTCAGAGCTCCCAGAGGACAGTGGGATCCAGGACGCTGGTGCCAGCGTCCCGCTGGAGAGGCTCCCGAGGTCCGCGAGCGACGGAGCCCTGAGCGCAGCTCCCCGCGGTAAGGGCGCAGAGGAGAAAGGCTTGATAGAGGAGGCACACGAAGCTGTGGAGGCCCTGGTTGCAGACAGACCAGCAGAGACCAGCAGCCACCCTCAGAGcccccctgctctcccttccagcccagcctcgGACACGCAGCCCTCGGGCAGAGGAGGTGTCGCCCTCAATGGCCAGGCTGAGCTCATCCCGCTGCGGAGCATCGAGGAGGAACTCTCCAGTGCACTGCACATCACCAAGGATGCCACGAAGGAAGCTCTGCACGCCACCATGGACCTCACCAAGGAGGCCATGTCCCTCACCAAGGATGCCCTGAGCCTCAGCCGGGACAAGATGACCTCCACCATGCAGAGGATGCTGTCCCTGCCCCCGGCCAG GGATTCTGTGCccaaagcagaggagggagcCGTGAccccgggcggggcgggcggcggccggaTGCGTTTCTTCTCCATGAAGAGGACCTCATCCCAGCATTCCTTTGACACCACATCCGTGGATGGCAGTGGCCCTGAGGACGGGCTGTCCGTGGACAGTGATGGCAGCGATGGCTTCGTGATGCTCACAGACTCTG AACCCAGCCTGGACCCCCTTCCTTCAGGGCAGCTCCCCCAGGCCCACAATGACacgggcagcaggagcagcctggtggCAGAGGACGAGGGTGGAGTGTCCCCTGAGGTGAACAGCTCCACGTCCCAGAGTGAAGACCCCAGTCTGCAGCTg GTGTCTGTCCTCGTGCTGAAGATGAAGGATGTGAACTGTGCAATGGAGGTACAAGGAGATGATTTGTCTGTGGCTTTACAAGTGATGAACATGGttccagagcagctgaacaACGTTGGCATGTGGCAGTTCCTGCGTGGCTACGTGG ctctAGGAGACCCAGGTGTGGAGAAGGCTGCGAGCCCCgagggcaggcagccccagccccgggcgtGCCTGCGCCTGCAGTGGGGCCCGCGCGCCGCCGCTTGCTCGCCGCTGGCCGAGCGCAACggcttcctgcagctgctgctgcacagcccgtgcactgagctctgcaccTCCTGCCTCGCCAGCCTGGGACCCTTCCTGGAGGATGAGATCATCCCGGAGGTCATCCCCATGGAGATAGAGGTGGTGGATGCCAAAATCACGTTGAAG GATGACAGCCCCCCAGTGTACCCCACCTcccctggccctgtccccatcACCTTGGCAATGGATCACGTCGTGGTGAGGCGCAGGGATGACGGTGTCTTCTATCTCACAG CTTCCCAGGGGAAGGACTCAGTGAAACAGGAAAAACCTGTGTCAgtccctgaggagcagaaggC
- the UHRF1BP1 gene encoding UHRF1-binding protein 1 isoform X4, protein MRTCEEPRPPNGQSPIALAAGQSEYGFAEKVVEGMFIVVNSITIKIHSKAFHASFELWQLQGYSVNPNWQQSDLRLTRITDPQRGEVLTFKELTWQTLRIEADATENGDQDPVTTPLRLITNQGRIQISLKRRTKDCNVVASKLMFLLDDLLWVLTDSQLKAMMKYAESLSEAMEKSAQQRKSLAPESVQITPPAPSAQQSWAQPFGASPNASSIGQYFDKHDMKESSYHLLISRLDLHICDDSHAREAGALKHGMLGGAIQLTFRRMAFDYYPFHRAGDACKHWVRYSEAMETRGQWAKKLVSEFQSKMEKLYEETDPVFARTPFSPFKRKPEPPQSPQRSPPEKGRAPPTSLPRLRHPPWQRLRSSCVVVRVDDLDVHQVSTAGQQSKKPSTLLSCSRKIFKLPDQVSAIHIEFTEYYFPDNQDFPVPCPNLYMQLNGLMLTLDTPSVLWINLFCLDLCRSLEQFKAIYKLEDSGKRDEHVDVRLDGFRLKLSIPVDKKVTDHRDRPRALCVCMSEVTATNTRHAPSCSCQDLQSLFRKFAGSEFFHCSYAEFPREQDRFSLLHTLFLRHAYHVQDRPQKQPGFPQLPHKTSASEDLWSVNFTELSLGFEGAESSKGRALSFIDPFPLSIWACLPKRWGQAQISKRQELATSEVKIKPSASFSHHSKNESLSREHGVCQRSKTDQDLRNIYKAPDTMDVLGESDREVDDGVDSKELEASADIHVLMSSSVHVKVRLNHYQYLVLLRMKEVLQALQEQLAQDTQEMTGSPLDPMSACVGVMFPSAEVALLMTPAPGSVVEPRSLDSDTTSLIESELSPSDSKEGLAAEEKELKSESSSDKGLGSTSELPEDSGIQDAGASVPLERLPRSASDGALSAAPRGKGAEEKGLIEEAHEAVEALVADRPAETSSHPQSPPALPSSPASDTQPSGRGGVALNGQAELIPLRSIEEELSSALHITKDATKEALHATMDLTKEAMSLTKDALSLSRDKMTSTMQRMLSLPPARDSVPKAEEGAVTPGGAGGGRMRFFSMKRTSSQHSFDTTSVDGSGPEDGLSVDSDGSDGFVMLTDSEPSLDPLPSGQLPQAHNDTGSRSSLVAEDEGGVSPEVNSSTSQSEDPSLQLVSVLVLKMKDVNCAMEVQGDDLSVALQVMNMVPEQLNNVGMWQFLRGYVALGDPGVEKAASPEGRQPQPRACLRLQWGPRAAACSPLAERNGFLQLLLHSPCTELCTSCLASLGPFLEDEIIPEVIPMEIEVVDAKITLKDDSPPVYPTSPGPVPITLAMDHVVVRRRDDGVFYLTASQGKDSVKQEKPVSVPEEQKAPSESVSPAPAAGARGLQLKQVPELQRELQTMKLALAEANMDKARLLQEIRKYNPLFQL, encoded by the exons ATGAGGACATGTGAGGAGCCTCGGCCGCCCAATGGACAGTCCCCCATCGCTCTCGCTGCTGGACAGAG TGAATATGGCTTTGCTGAGAAGGTCGTGGAGGGGATGTTTATTGTTGTCAATTCCATCACCATCAAGATTCACTCCAAGGCCTTTCACGCTTCTTttgagctgtggcagctccagggctACAGTGTCAACCCCAACTGGCAGCAGAGTGACCTGCGCCTCACCCGCATCACGGACCCGCAGAGGGGAGAG GTTCTGACGTTCAAGGAGCTCACCTGGCAGACCCTGAGGATAGAGGCAGATGCCACGGAAAATGGTGATCAGGATCCTGTCACCACTCCTCTGAGACTCATCACCAACCAGGGGAGGATCCAGATCTCTCTCAAGAGAAGG ACCAAAGATTGCAACGTGGTGGCCTCCAAGCTGATGTTTCTGCTGGATGacctgctctgggtgctgaCAGACTCTCAGCTGAAAGCAATGATGAAATATGCTGAGTCTCTGAGTGAAGCCATGGAGAAATctgctcagcagagaaaaagcttGGCACCAGAGTCTGTACAG ATCACcccccctgctcccagtgcccagcagtCCTGGGCTCAGCCCTTTGGAGCCAGCCCCAACGCCAGCAGCATCGGGCAGTACTTTGACAAGCACGACATGAAGGAATCCTCCTACCACCTGCTCATCTCCCGCCTGGACCTGCACATCTGCGACGACAGCCACGCCCGGGAGGCAG GTGCTCTGAAGCATGGGATGCTGGGCGGTGCCATCCAGCTGACCTTCAGGAGGATGGCTTTTGATTATTATCCTTTCCACAGGGCAG GAGATGCCTGCAAGCATTGGGTGAGGTACAGTGAAGCAATGGAGACTCGGGGACAGTGGGCAAAGAAGTTGGTCAGTGAATTTCAAAGCAAGATGGAGAAGCTTTATGAAGAAACAGACCCTGTGTTTGCCAGGActccattttcccctttcaaaAGGAAACCAG AGCCTCCCCAGAGTCCCCAGAGGAGCCCCCCAGAGAAGGGCCGGGCTCCCCCCACGAGCCTGCCGCGGCTGCGGCACCCGCCCTGGCAGCGGCTGCGCTCCAGCTGCGTGGTGGTGCGGGTGGATGACCTGGATGTGCACCAG gtCTCTACAGCTGGGCAGCAAAGTAAGAAACCCTCCACCTTGCTTTCCTGTAGTAGAAAAATCTTCAAACTCCCTGACCAGGTCTCTGCAATCCACATTGAATTCACAGAATATTACTTCCCAGACAATCAGGACTTTCCAG TTCCATGCCCAAACCTGTACATGCAGCTGAACGGCCTGATGCTCACCCTGGACACTCCGAGTGTGCTCTGGATAAACCTCTTCTGCCTGGATCTGTGTCGCAGCCTGGAGCAGTTCAAAGCCATCTACAAGCTGGAGGACTCGGGCAAGCGGGATGAGCACGTGGATGTCCGGCTGGACGGCTTCAGGCTGAAG ctcagcatccccGTGGATAAGAAAGTCACGGACCACCGGGACCGGCCACGGGCCCTGTGTGTTTGCATGTCAGAGGTGACAGCCACCAACACCCGCCAcgctccctcctgcagctgccaggacctgcagAGCCTCTTCCGGAAATTCGCGGGCTCGGAGTTCTTCCACTGCAGCTACGCCGAGTTCCCCCGGGAGCAGGACAGGTTCAGCCTCCTGCACACCCTGTTCCTGCGCCACGCCTACCACGTGCAAGACAGGCCACAGAAGCAGCCAGGCTTTCCCCAGCTGCCTCACAAAACCTCTGCCTCTGAGGATCTCTGGTCTGTGAATTTCACTGAGCTCTCCCTGGGATTTGAGGGGGCCGAAAGCTCCAAGGGCAGAGCCCTTAGTTTTATTGacccttttcccctttccataTGGGCCTGCCTGCCCAAGAGGTGGGGGCAAGCTCAGATATCTAAACGACAGGAGCTGGCCACCTCTGAGGTGAAAATCAAGCCTTCTGCCAGCTTTAGCCACCACTCCAAGAACGAGAGCCTCTCCAGAGAACACGGTGTTTGTCAAAGATCAAAGACTGACCAGGATCTGAGGAATATCTATAAGGCTCCAGACACGATGGATGTCTTGGGAGAATCTGACCGTGAAGTTGATGATGGAGTAGACAGTAAAGAGCTGGAGGCCTCTGCTGATATCCACGTGCTCATGTCCTCCTCTGTCCATGTCAAAGTTCGGCTCAACCACTACCAGTAcctggtgctgctcaggatGAAGGAAGTTCTGcaagcactgcaggagcagctggcccAAGATACCCAGGAAATGACTGGGTCTCCTTTAGATCCCATGTCTGCTTGTGTGGGAGTTATGTTCCCCAGTGCTGAGGTGGCCCTGCTCATGACCCCTGCTCCAGGGTCTGTCGTGGAGCCCAGGTCCCTGGACTCGGACACAACCAGCCTGATCGAGTCCGAGCTCTCACCCTCAGACAGCAaggaggggctggcagctgaaGAGAAGGAGCTGAAATCAGAGAGCAGTTCGGACAAGGGCTTAGGCAGCACCTCAGAGCTCCCAGAGGACAGTGGGATCCAGGACGCTGGTGCCAGCGTCCCGCTGGAGAGGCTCCCGAGGTCCGCGAGCGACGGAGCCCTGAGCGCAGCTCCCCGCGGTAAGGGCGCAGAGGAGAAAGGCTTGATAGAGGAGGCACACGAAGCTGTGGAGGCCCTGGTTGCAGACAGACCAGCAGAGACCAGCAGCCACCCTCAGAGcccccctgctctcccttccagcccagcctcgGACACGCAGCCCTCGGGCAGAGGAGGTGTCGCCCTCAATGGCCAGGCTGAGCTCATCCCGCTGCGGAGCATCGAGGAGGAACTCTCCAGTGCACTGCACATCACCAAGGATGCCACGAAGGAAGCTCTGCACGCCACCATGGACCTCACCAAGGAGGCCATGTCCCTCACCAAGGATGCCCTGAGCCTCAGCCGGGACAAGATGACCTCCACCATGCAGAGGATGCTGTCCCTGCCCCCGGCCAG GGATTCTGTGCccaaagcagaggagggagcCGTGAccccgggcggggcgggcggcggccggaTGCGTTTCTTCTCCATGAAGAGGACCTCATCCCAGCATTCCTTTGACACCACATCCGTGGATGGCAGTGGCCCTGAGGACGGGCTGTCCGTGGACAGTGATGGCAGCGATGGCTTCGTGATGCTCACAGACTCTG AACCCAGCCTGGACCCCCTTCCTTCAGGGCAGCTCCCCCAGGCCCACAATGACacgggcagcaggagcagcctggtggCAGAGGACGAGGGTGGAGTGTCCCCTGAGGTGAACAGCTCCACGTCCCAGAGTGAAGACCCCAGTCTGCAGCTg GTGTCTGTCCTCGTGCTGAAGATGAAGGATGTGAACTGTGCAATGGAGGTACAAGGAGATGATTTGTCTGTGGCTTTACAAGTGATGAACATGGttccagagcagctgaacaACGTTGGCATGTGGCAGTTCCTGCGTGGCTACGTGG ctctAGGAGACCCAGGTGTGGAGAAGGCTGCGAGCCCCgagggcaggcagccccagccccgggcgtGCCTGCGCCTGCAGTGGGGCCCGCGCGCCGCCGCTTGCTCGCCGCTGGCCGAGCGCAACggcttcctgcagctgctgctgcacagcccgtgcactgagctctgcaccTCCTGCCTCGCCAGCCTGGGACCCTTCCTGGAGGATGAGATCATCCCGGAGGTCATCCCCATGGAGATAGAGGTGGTGGATGCCAAAATCACGTTGAAG GATGACAGCCCCCCAGTGTACCCCACCTcccctggccctgtccccatcACCTTGGCAATGGATCACGTCGTGGTGAGGCGCAGGGATGACGGTGTCTTCTATCTCACAG CTTCCCAGGGGAAGGACTCAGTGAAACAGGAAAAACCTGTGTCAgtccctgaggagcagaaggC